In the Anastrepha obliqua isolate idAnaObli1 chromosome 1, idAnaObli1_1.0, whole genome shotgun sequence genome, one interval contains:
- the LOC129236907 gene encoding putative nuclease HARBI1 yields MYNWRYFLILEDFNEENSSINRRRIRDASNPMELPDLYFQTKYRLTKEVFMYVLCEINLREGLRSTYIPPILRLAATLEILAGGGYQWQTGGAHTAAMGHSTLSKIFRSTLSSMGETLCNQWISFEKNFQPCKEWFHEKYNFPGIVGAVDGTHLMLLRPIENEHIYFNRKGKHSINAMIICDHKLRIKAICPQYGGAAHDSFVWKASNERKVMERRYNNGDTSSWLLGR; encoded by the exons atgtacaattggcgctattttttaatattggaagattttaatgaagaaaactcttcAATAAATAGAAGGAGAATACGCGATGCGTCGAATCCAATGGAATTGCCCGATTTATA CTTCCAAACAAAATACCGACTGACCAAGGAGGTTTTTATGTACGTCCTTTGTGAAATAAACCTTAGAGAAGGACTTAGGAGTACATATATACCTCCAATTTTGAGGctagctgcaacgctggagataTTAGCAGGTGGCGGTTACCAGTGGCAAACTGGCGGCGCACACACAGCAGCAATGGGGCATAGTACTCTGTCGAAGATATTTCGCAGCACATTATCGTCGATGGGAGAAACTCTATGCAACCAATGGATATCTTTCGAAAAAAACTTCCAGCCATGCAAAGAGTGGTTCCATGAAAAATATAACTTTCCGGGAA TTGTTGGTGCCGTAGATGGTACTCATTTAATGCTGTTGAGGCCTATTGAGAACGAGCATATATACTTCAACAGGAAAGGAAAGCATAGCATAAACGCGATGATT atatgtgaccataaattaagaataaaagctATATGCCCACAGTACGGAGGAGCTGCGCACGATTCCTTTGTTTGGAAAGCCTCCAATGAGAGGAAAGTAATGGAGCGGCGCTATAATAATGGTGATACAAGTTCGTGGCTATTGGGTAGGTGa